The Tolypothrix sp. NIES-4075 genome has a segment encoding these proteins:
- a CDS encoding GlsB/YeaQ/YmgE family stress response membrane protein: MNILAWIVLGLIAGAIAKAIYPGHQGGGILATIILGIVGAFIGGSLGVFFSTGTLALAAPTFSIPGLLVAVLGAIVAVFLWNLINRSSAV; the protein is encoded by the coding sequence ATGAATATTCTTGCTTGGATTGTTTTAGGTCTAATCGCTGGTGCCATCGCCAAGGCTATCTACCCCGGTCATCAAGGCGGCGGAATTCTGGCAACAATTATTTTAGGAATCGTTGGTGCTTTTATTGGCGGTAGTTTGGGTGTATTCTTTAGTACGGGAACTTTAGCATTAGCAGCTCCAACTTTCAGCATTCCGGGTTTATTAGTAGCAGTTTTGGGTGCAATCGTAGCCGTTTTCTTGTGGAATCTAATCAACCGCAGCAGTGCTGTATAA
- a CDS encoding aldo/keto reductase, which produces MKQRGHRDQVVIATKVGNDMGVKGKGLSRKHIQQAVEDSLQRLQTDYIDLYQSHIDDENTPLEETLETYAELIRQGKVRAIGASNYSADRLVRALQISEQHGYPRYESLQPLYNLYDRADYEQDLEPLCIEQEIGVISYFSLASGFLSGKYREEKDLSNSSRAGYVKKYLNARGTRILEAIDEVAKTYNTTPTQISLSWLIQRPSITAPIVSATKLEQRERYHLFC; this is translated from the coding sequence ATGAAGCAGCGCGGTCATCGTGACCAAGTGGTGATTGCAACTAAGGTTGGCAACGATATGGGTGTTAAAGGCAAAGGGCTTTCTCGCAAACACATTCAACAAGCTGTTGAAGACTCGTTGCAAAGGTTACAAACTGATTATATTGATCTATATCAATCACATATCGACGATGAAAACACTCCACTTGAAGAAACTCTTGAAACCTACGCAGAATTGATTCGTCAGGGAAAAGTGCGTGCAATTGGAGCTTCAAATTATAGTGCAGATCGTCTTGTAAGGGCATTGCAAATCAGCGAACAGCATGGGTATCCCCGTTATGAGAGTCTTCAACCCCTCTACAACTTGTATGACCGAGCCGACTATGAGCAAGACCTTGAACCACTTTGCATTGAACAGGAAATAGGCGTCATTAGCTATTTCTCTCTCGCCAGTGGTTTTCTTTCCGGGAAATACCGAGAGGAGAAAGATTTATCCAATAGTTCCCGTGCTGGTTATGTAAAAAAATATTTAAACGCTCGTGGCACGCGAATTTTAGAGGCAATTGATGAGGTGGCAAAAACTTATAATACCACTCCCACCCAAATTTCACTCTCCTGGCTCATTCAGCGTCCTAGCATCACCGCTCCCATTGTTAGTGCAACAAAGCTTGAGCAACGAGAGCGATATCATCTCTTCTGTTAA